In the Entelurus aequoreus isolate RoL-2023_Sb linkage group LG21, RoL_Eaeq_v1.1, whole genome shotgun sequence genome, AGCTCCGACATGGCGGCCCAGCTCTGCTCCTTGTACTCCTCCGCCAACCTAGGGAGACAGACAGCAATATTTAGTAATGTTCAACGCCAcgcctgaatataaaaaaatccaCATAATTAGCACTGCTCACTTAGCCTGACTGAGCTTCTGCTTGCGCCTCAGCTCCTCCACCTTTTTGCTCTTCTCGGCGTTGCGCTCCTCCACCTGCTTGCGGTGCACATGTACCCGACGGTCGCGCTTGCGGACAAAGGCCACCAGCTGGCGCACAAGCTCGTTGCGCTCCTTCCGAGCCTTGTCTCTGGTTTTCTTGTTCTCTTTCTCCATAGCTCTCTTCTGCCAGCGGTTGGACCCCTGCCTGGTGTCGTACTCCTCCTTCCAGGCAAAGTTCTTGCGCGTGCAAAAGCTCTGCCAGTAGCCGTAAAAGACGTGCACCACCTGGGACATGGGAATATCGGAGTTGACGCTAAATAACATAAGCCACAACTTTTACTTAAACAATATGGAGGAAGACTTTTCACAGGAGACCTCCATCAAAGCCTAACTATCACAAACCCATGAAATGTATAACGATATGTGACCAAGTGGTGTTTTGTATTGGTGTTGCAGGATTTGAACAGTATATAATAAAAGTGTATGTCATGTTAGTATCTTCTTGGTAAAATTTAAATTGTAAATATCTAGTAAATTCAATGCTTATACTGAGCAGAGCAGCCAGACCTTTACCTATGTGTCAGTAGGTTACATTTTTTCAGTTCTATGGTCATAAAAAACCCTAACAAAGAACACATTTACATTTCCCTTTTTTTGGCTGTCATCATCGTCATTGTCATTATCGGTAGATTTCTGTGgcggcaaaaaaaaaacacacacaaaaaaatgtacatttcTGGTTCTGGTTCACCAGTTTTCTGTTTTGTCATTATTGGTAAATGTCTGGGGGTGAATCACATACAAAAAAGAAATTACAGTTCTCATCACTCGGGATGGGTATCttttacatttgaaccaatactataccaattttcggtacctgggaatcaataccggtactcaatgGAACAAATTTGTTTAGGTACTTTAGTGTGTGTTCATGTAGtgatatattgtatttattgatcaaatatattttattttaaatttgacaCTGATCTATTGCTGTCCTGCTGTTATATCTTGATTTCTTACACTGACGAGTCTCATTTGCATGTATTATATAATAGATTTTGCATGTCATGGCCATTCCGATATGTTAGATGACAGACGTGTATAGGCTAAGGTTTGTTGCTGTAGACAGGAAGTAGCCTTTGCTATGAAACTGAATGTGCCAGTATTTTCTTTTGTTGATCTctaaaagtgtttatactgcaagTATAGACCTTGTTATACAcaggctgtttgattgtaacatacaTCTTAGTGTATCTTGGGTTTGATTACCAAATTCGGAGATGTTGAAATCAGCATTCAAAATAGCTCATGCTAATCACTACCATGtatatggcaaagccaatgtaaattagcattaagctagaacattttgaaaagtggaacaATATTGTAGTTCTGAGTTTTTTCTACAAGGCATGTTTGCTTTGTTGTAATGGAAATGTGTAACATTACCTAGAGACAGTCCAACAGAGCCCACTAACTGCTTGTTTTCTGCAACAAAGGCATTACAATATGGTACTTTACGTGAATCGGTACTCAGtagtagggctgcacaattaatcgacATCAACATTTTAATTAGTGCATTTTATAATAGCAATAGTCTAAggttttattctgtttttttccCCGCCATCACCGGTATTTGATTGATAGACATGTTCGGCAATCAGAATTGTTCAGCCTCGCTTCTGTTCGTCCTTGCTTCAAAAATGGCGAAAgacgtctcactctgtgcatcgctctaaGCGCCCATCAACAAGGACGAACGAGCACAAATGCCGTGATCGCGTTatggcaataaacaaaaagacaacgtccAGCCTCATTTTACCAACTGGGTAAAAACCCACTTTAAGATGTTCTATATTTAAGTAAAtgtttgcttacagaaatgagtccatttattttgtgtttatttatttaggataacaaagttatttaatttccaattacagtacaatggtaaacaattctacagtaatgagaaatacaattgtatatccttttaaatggttacttgcattatgtATTATGATTtcgtttggaattttgcctatcgttaacaatcattatgaaagacatgccgacggatgtattttttttacgcattctaacttgtaaatacatgtaaataaaagtctgcttacaatggagccaatgggaggtgctCTATTTCGACCATAAACccaaccgccaacaatactccatttacatttcatgacttgaatattgaccaagctttattgatattgttattataagagctaatgcagacaaactatttaaagCAGCGTCGTGATGACTAGCTTGTGAGCCGATGCTGACATCACCGGCTGGTGAGCCGCTTCCTTGCCTCGgtgcttgtgaaagtttattatagatcataaatcatgccttaaAAGTAGTAGAAGGATGAAgaagtattccgacaagttggtacactttgacacaaCACCAGCGTCCTGGAGGAGGCTGGCTTGCCCAACATCACTGCCACGATTGCCCAAAACCAACTCAGATGGACGGGCCATGTAGTCCGCATGCCTGACTCTCGCCTCCCAAAACAAGTCCTTTATTCCCagcttgttgaagggaaacgggccccgggaggtcaaaagaagagatttaaggataacatcaaggcaaacctgacaaagtgtcgcatagaccttaagtcttgggaagtcaaggcaacagacaggacgatgtggagaaaccttgtccgtgagggtgccgcgcaatataatgacgacctccgccgtgctgcacaagacaagcgcagactaagaaaggagagagcatccaccaaacaggcccaacccaaacccaccaccactacattcccttgtccacattgccccagaaaaatcgggtccagaatcggcctctacgcccacctgaagtttgattgattgattgagacttttattagtaggttgcacagtgaagtacatattccgtacaattgaccactaaatggtaacacccgaataagtttttcaacttgtttaagtcggggtccacttaaattgattcatgatacagatatatactatcatatatactatcatcataatacagtcatcacacaagataatcacattgaattatttacattatttacaatcaggagtgtggggtggggggggggggtagtggacatagagagagagagagagagagagagagagagagagagagagatgagagagagagagagagagagagagagagagagagagagagagagagagagagagagagagagagatcagaaggcataagaaaaagaatctgcatttgattgtttacatttgattattagcaatccggggagggtgttagtttagggttgtagctgcctggaggtgaacttttatagcggttttgaaggaggatagagatgccctttcttttatacctgttgggagcgcattccacattgatgtggcatagaaagagaatgagttaagacctttgttagttcggaatctgggtttaacgtggttagtggagcaccccctggtgttgtggttatggcggtcatttacgttaaggaagtagtttgacccacaaggaccaggaaggaggacagtcatactcgaccacgagtgaccgccgatgatgatgacactttgacagccaatttagacccggaaatggcaagaaaaacacaaaaagacacttggttATACCCCCGCTCCCTTTTcctcgtgaggattatgaggcattcttcatctgaacgggaatataacaagagtCTATCAGTGGGCATCCCAaaaacagcagacattgtacagcagttcccctttaagagcatGATGGAGACAACAGCGCTGATTCAAATAGTCAAAGTCAAATATTTCTTACAgacaattattgcatattgttctactGTGTGGCACCTTGGGAcaggaatatgttgattgacattctaaaagtaaaatcacagttttatgcatttttttaatagaatattaaaatcgcaaatcgaatcgcaattgcggggagaaaaatcgcaattacgttttttctcaaaatcgtgcatcCCTACTCAGTAGTACCAACGGAATTCCTATAAAAAGTACAGTAATCGGTACCCATTTCTAATCATTACACCTTTCTTAAAAAAGCAAAACAGTTGTGtggaattaatatttttaaaGCTCACTGGGTTAAAGTCTCACAAAATCATTATTCATGATGAAGGTTTTAACACAAGTTAGAGAAAATCTATTTCAGAAAAGCTTGGTTCAACTTTAAAATGAACCACTtttatttaaagtaccagtagagtggaaaacaagttgactttctgtgtttcattgtatccattaaaccatatccaatcgtacttacaatccgcaaagtatgtaaaaacattgtttaaacatcacaaaatgccacaaattcagtcagccatcacatgtttgttgcatttttgttgcctttagcttgattgtaaaatatgtcaattgaGATGgagggtgacgttcatatgttgtcaatattcagtgttttatcgttcatcgtTAATATTGTAAAGCccaaattctttattttcatgtacattctgggtgtctcattcagtaaaaaaatttaaaattccattccgttttttaaggcggtctgtcataccgtttttagcattcaatcagacattaataTGAGGGgtttttttgtattagtgttcctaaaaatagatatgccggcccccagacacgtttttttctctaaatttggcccctccagtcaaaataattgcccaggcctgctttaaggTGTACAGCGACAGCGAAAAAGATGGCCTTGTTGAAGTCTCTGGTACTGTGCGACTACTTAGATGTGAACTCCCAGTGGGAACCAGTTAGCATGGGGCTCACTTACTGTATCGTAGTCACTTTGAGAATCCCCAAAGGGTGGAAactcctcctcatcatcatcactaTCCGCTCTTCCACACGCCATCTCCTCTTTCACAATGTCCTCAAAGAGATTCCTGTAGACTGTGAAGAAGCCCTAAGGTCCAACAAGATGCAAAGCAGGTGTATGGCAGTTTAGAGGCCTTGGCACATCTTAAGGTAAATCGGCTAAGGATCACCAACCTTGTCGTCGTCCCCGAAACCGGAGTAACATGTGACAGTGAAGAACTGGACCAAGTTAATGCTGTCGTCCTCGTAGTCTCCGCTTACTCCACCTTTCAACAGAGCATCCCTGTGATTGTCATACCTGATAAACACAAAATGGGGGAATTTAGATATGACccacaataatacacaattctTGAACACATGCTATAGTTGAGATAAAAAATATAGTCACCATGCTCTCTCCTGGGGGTCACCTAGGACTTCATAGGCTGCCTGAATCAGCTTGAACTGCTCGGATGCTTCCTCAGCATTATCCAAATTCTTATCTGGAAACATCACACGTTCGTTTTAACCATCAGAAAGGGTCTCTCTTATAGAAATGCTTCCTTACCTGGATGCCATTTCAGGGCTAATTTACGGTAAGCTTTCTTCAAATCGTCGTCATCTGCTTCCCGTTTGACTCCCAAGACGTCGTAATGACACTTCATgattattaatatattaaataaactaCAAGTAgagtaaatgtgtccactggcgAAACTGTTCTTAGCATTTAGCTAACAGTAACATGctacctaccggtatatgaacttaaaaacaacaacatttagcTGGTTTTAGTTATGAGCATATTTACATTTAGTGTTTGTATTCCATTAAAAGTTTTGGAATGCTTAATTTAATCAATTTATAAATAAATTCAAGCAGGCTTTTTTGAGACCGCTGAATGATAAATGCCAACTCTCGCGAtaattccttcttcttcttcttcattgtcATTTTATGGCGGGTCGCAACCAACGTTATAGGTGCATACCGCCACCTACCGTATTGGACTGTGTATCCTCAGGGTAACTACATAGTTTACAGACTATATTGttggtatatactgtacatatcaaATATGTTTTTACACAAAACCATACATTACAAAAGAGAAgagaaaaaattaataataataataataataataaaaaattataaaaaaacaaaaataaaaaaatatatacttctcTAAagaccttagtggccacatgcgtggacagcaccttttagctcttatttccaaaattgtgtacactactgaattggggtcttatgccgacatatggacacttatactgctatctggtggtgtcagaaaagtataacatacaatcgaatttggaaaaaaaaaaaagtgtaaaaataataatttgcatgtcactacacatgaagtacacgtttgtgtacttatggactaagtacatcatattaaaagatgatttttagtttttattctaattagggtccaataggcccaaatagcaaagagaaataaaa is a window encoding:
- the dnajc21 gene encoding dnaJ homolog subfamily C member 21, whose product is MKCHYDVLGVKREADDDDLKKAYRKLALKWHPDKNLDNAEEASEQFKLIQAAYEVLGDPQERAWYDNHRDALLKGGVSGDYEDDSINLVQFFTVTCYSGFGDDDKGFFTVYRNLFEDIVKEEMACGRADSDDDEEEFPPFGDSQSDYDTVVHVFYGYWQSFCTRKNFAWKEEYDTRQGSNRWQKRAMEKENKKTRDKARKERNELVRQLVAFVRKRDRRVHVHRKQVEERNAEKSKKVEELRRKQKLSQAKLAEEYKEQSWAAMSELENELQKMEAQYGEVFGDVSESESEELETLDKGLGDQPDADNINLDYYNDLYCPACDKSFKSDKAMKNHEKSKKHKEMVALLRQQLENDDSRVMALDEQESDDRQEEDEGEEDKQRQRLSKKQKKKKRQQKVANSFPVEEDVEKEAPTTDATDPAEDTTETCSSPAETEKQKHLPPPTEVTTSVNTKPKKAGKDKSKNVNSSHLGGDQFTEKPINLCCVTCNGEFPTRNKLFDHLKSSGHASALSSNGGPVSVSKSKKDKRKNR